A DNA window from Camelina sativa cultivar DH55 chromosome 17, Cs, whole genome shotgun sequence contains the following coding sequences:
- the LOC104755927 gene encoding wall-associated receptor kinase-like 1 — protein MKTKTTYNFQCIVVAYVLTLLINGSSAATPPNSNSSTSCIRTCGGISIPFPFGIGKDCYLNSWYEVVCNSTISGSRTTVPFLTRINKEVVNISLPEIYDNHGVVYIKTHVTSLGCSSNNTSQGFQKSLTGLNVTGKGSPYFLTDENRLVAVGCGTKALMTDIESEILGCESSCEKSKSGEQVTDSICNGYRCCQARIPVGRPQVISVNVENSGGGEGSCKVAFLTNKRYSPLNVTEAEQFHSDGYEVVELGWYFSTSDSRFRSPLGCVNLTSKGHHLPDNCSCEYDYLSGTSYRNCYCNGGYAGNPYLRGGCIETDLCGGYHRCSEESYCVNMPGPAYTCKPKPNTNKPAKFTMIQGIAIGLSGLLFFVGLFWLFKFVKKRRKIIQSKKFFKRNGGLLLNQQITTTKDGNVEMSKVFSSKELKRATDNFSVNRVLGQGGQGTVYKGMLVDGRIVAVKRSKVVDEDKLEEFINEVVLLSQMNHRNIVKLLGCCLETEVPILVYEYIPNGDLYKRLHDEYDDYTMTWEVRLRIAIETAGALTYMHSAASFPIFHRDIKTTNILLDEKYRAKVSDFGTSRSITIDQTHLTTLVAGTFGYMDPEYFMSSQYTHKSDVYSFGVVLVELITGEKPMSRVRSEEGRGLATDFLEAVKENRVFDIIDDRMKDESKLDQVMAVAKLARKCLSRKGTKRPNMREVSFELERIRSSSPEDLEVHVKNDVGEDQTMEINRGSF, from the exons ATGAAGACAAAGACTACTTACAACTTCCAATGTATAGTAGTAGCATATGTCCTCACTCTTCTCATCAATGGCTCATCAGCAGCAACACCTCCAAATAGTAATTCTTCAACTTCTTGTATTAGAACATGTGGAGGAATATCGATTCCATTCCCTTTTGGGATCGGGAAGGATTGTTATCTCAACAGCTGGTACGAGGTTGTCTGCAACAGCACCATCTCCGGATCCCGCACAACTGTTCCCTTCCTCACTAGGATTAACAAAGAAGTGGTGAACATCTCTCTTCCAGAAATATATGACAACCATGGAGTAGTTTACATTAAAACTCATGTGACTTCGTTGGGTTGTTCTAGTAATAATACTAGTCAAGGATTCCAAAAGTCGCTCACGGGTTTGAATGTTACAGGAAAAGGTAGCCCATATTTCCTCACCGACGAGAACCGCCTCGTGGCGGTTGGTTGCGGTACAAAGGCGTTGATGACTGATATTGAATCCGAGATCTTGGGATGTGAATCGAGCTGCGAAAAGAGCAAGAGTGGTGAACAAGTAACAGACTCGATATGTAACGGTTACAGATGCTGCCAAGCAAGGATACCGGTGGGGCGTCCTCAGGTTATAAGCGTCAATGTAGAAAACTCTGGCGGAGGAGAAGGAAGTTGCAAGGTTGCTTTCTTGACGAACAAAAGGTATTCGCCGTTGAATGTTACAGAGGCAGAACAGTTTCATAGCGATGGATACGAGGTGGTTGAATTAGGATGGTACTTTTCCACATCGGACTCTCGCTTTAGGAGCCCCTTGGGTTGCGTAAATTTGACCAGCAAAGGTCATCACTTACCAGATAATTGCAGTTGCGAGTATGATTACTTATCCGGGACGAGTTATAGGAATTGCTATTGCAACGGTGGCTACGCAGGGAACCCATACCTTCGAGGTGGCTGCATAG AGACTGATTTATGCGGAGGATACCATAGATGTAGCGAAGAGAGTTATTGTGTTAACATGCCTGGACCGGCATACACGTGCAAGCCTAAACCCAATACAAACAAGCCGGCCAAATTCACCATGATTCAAG GCATTGCTATAGGTTTATCTGGATTATTGTTTTTTGTCGGGTTATTCTGGCTGTTTAAGTTcgttaagaagagaagaaagatcatCCAAAGCAAGAAGTTCTTCAAACGAAATGGAGGCTTGTTGTTGAATCAACAAATAACTACTACAAAGGATGGAAATGTAGAGATGTCAAAGGTATTCAGTTCAAAAGAGTTGAAAAGAGCCACTGATAACTTTAGTGTGAACAGAGTGCTTGGGCAAGGTGGTCAAGGCACTGTGTACAAGGGAATGCTAGTAGACGGTAGGATTGTTGCGGTTAAAAGATCAAAAGTTGTGGATGAAGACAAATTGGAAGAGTTTATCAATGAGGTCGTTCTTCTCTCACAAATGAATCACCGCAATATTGTGAAACTTTTGGGATGTTGCTTGGAGACAGAAGTTCCAATCTTAGTGTACGAATATATTCCTAATGGAGATTTGTACAAACGGCTTCATGATGAATATGATGATTACACGATGACTTGGGAAGTACGGCTTCGCATAGCCATAGAGACCGCAGGAGCTCTTACATACATGCACTCAGCTGCATCTTTCCCAATATTCCACAGAGATATCAAGACTACTAATATACTACTGGATGAGAAATACAGAGCAAAGGTGTCAGATTTCGGAACTTCAAGATCCATAACTATTGATCAAACTCACTTGACAACATTAGTTGCGGGAACTTTTGGTTACATGGATCCAGAGTACTTCATGTCGAGCCAATACACTCACAAAAGcgatgtttatagttttggaGTTGTGTTGGTGGAGCTTATAACGGGAGAAAAGCCGATGTCCCGTGTCCGGTCTGAAGAAGGCAGAGGTTTGGCAACTGATTTTCTTGAGGCCGTAAAAGAAAACAGAGTGTTTGACATCATTGATGATCGAATGAAAGACGAAAGCAAGCTGGACCAAGTGATGGCAGTCGCAAAACTCGCTCGAAAGTGTCTTAGCCGGAAAGGGACGAAGCGGCCAAACATGAGGGAGGTTTCATTTGAGCTTGAGAGGATTCGTTCTTCATCACCTGAAGATTTAGAGGTCCATGTTAAAAATGATGTTGGAGAGGACCAAACCATGGAAATCAACAGAGGAAGTTTTTAA
- the LOC104755933 gene encoding wall-associated receptor kinase-like 4 isoform X1, translated as MKTETHNLLCILLVISVLLSLFINGVSSARKPPDLCNRFCGGMSIPFPFGIGAKDCYLNPWYEVVCKNSVPFLSRINRELVNLSLPDATENYSNGVVHIKGPVTSSGCSTEASQPLTSPPLNVAGHGSPYFLTDKNLLMAVGCNVKAVMTDVKSQIIGCESSCNKGNSSSSQRTRNEACNGNKCCQTRIPEGELQVIGVNIEIPEDRNTTEGGCKVAFLTSKKYSSLNVTEPEKFHGDGYAVVELGWYFDSSDPRVLSPIGCKNVSDTSQDAGYGVETICVCSYGYFSGFSYRNCYCNSMGYTGNPFLPGGCVDIDECKLEQGRKRCKDQTCVNRPGWFECEPKKPGQVKPVIQGVLIGSALLIFAFGIFGLYKFIKQRRRIIRKREFFRRNGGMLLKQQLARKEGNVEMSKIFSSNELEKATDNFNKNRVLGQGGQGTVYKGMLVDGRIVAVKRSKAMDEDKVEEFINEVVVLAQINHRNIVKLLGCCLETEVPVLVYEFVPNGDLCKRLRNESDDYTMTWEVRLHIAIEIAGALSYLHSAASFPIYHRDIKTTNILLDEKYQAKVSDFGTSRSVTIDQTHLTTQVAGTFGYVDPEYFQSSKFTDKSDVYSFGVVLVELITGEKPSSRVQSEQNRGFAAQFVAALKENRVLDIVDDRIKDECNLDQVMAVAKLAKRCLNRKGKKRPNMREVSLELERIRSSPYDSEIRNEDDDDEEDQVMELNFDDTWDVGMTTAPASMFNNGSSTSDVEPLVPPRTW; from the exons ATGAAGACAGAGACTCACAACCTCCTCTGTATTTTACTAGTGATCTCTGTCCTACTATCTCTGTTCATCAATGGCGTCTCATCGGCAAGAAAACCTCCAGATCTGTGTAACAGATTCTGCGGAGGCATGTCAATTCCTTTCCCGTTCGGTATCGGTGCTAAAGATTGCTATCTAAACCCGTGGTATGAGGTTGTCTGTAAGAACTCTGTTCCGTTTCTCTCAAGGATCAACAGAGAATTAGTAAACTTGTCTCTTCCAGATGCTACTGAGAACTACTCTAACGGAGTTGTTCACATCAAAGGTCCCGTGACTTCCTCCGGTTGTTCTACCGAAGCATCCCAGCCGCTTACATCGCCGCCTTTAAACGTTGCCGGCCATGGCAGCCCCTATTTTCTCACTGACAAGAACCTCCTCATGGCTGTTGGTTGCAACGTTAAGGCCGTTATGACGGATGTCAAATCGCAGATCATCGGTTGCGAGTCAAGCTGTAACAAGGGAAATAGTAGCAGCAGCCAAAGAACAAGAAACGAAGCCTGCAATGGTAATAAATGTTGTCAGACGAGGATACCTGAAGGGGAGCTACAAGTAATTGGAGTCAATATAGAGATCCCTGAAGATAGAAACACAACAGAAGGAGGATGCAAAGTTGCTTTTTTGACAAGCAAGAAGTATTCGAGTTTGAATGTTACAGAGCCAGAAAAGTTTCATGGTGACGGATACGCTGTGGTCGAGCTTGGATGGTACTTTGATTCTTCGGATCCTCGTGTTTTAAGCCCCATAG GTTGTAAAAATGTATCAGATACATCACAAGATGCCGGGTACGGTGTCGAGACGATTTGTGTTTGCTCGTACGGCTACTTCTCTGGATTTAGCTATAGGAACTGCTATTGTAACTCGATGGGTTACACAGGGAATCCATTCCTTCCAGGTGGATGTGTAG ATATTGATGAATGTAAACTAGAACAAGGACGCAAAAGGTGTAAAGACCAAACTTGTGTGAATAGGCCCGGTTGGTTTGAGTGTGAGCCAAAGAAACCAGGACAGGTCAAACCAGTGATTCAAG GTGTTCTTATAGGTTCAGCACTGTTGATTTTTGCCTTTGGAATTTTCGGGTTGTACAAGTTCATTAAGCAGAGGAGGAGGATAATTAGGAAGAGAGAGTTCTTTAGACGTAATGGAGGTATGTTGTTAAAACAACAGTTAGCTAGAAAAGAAGGCAATGTAGAGATGTCAAAGATATTTAGCTCGAATGAGTTGGAGAAAGCTACTGATAACTTTAACAAGAATAGGGTTCTTGGGCAAGGAGGTCAAGGTACTGTTTACAAAGGTATGCTCGTTGATGGTAGAATCGTTGCAGTGAAAAGATCGAAAGCCATGGATGAAGACAAGGTAGAAGAATTTATCAATGAAGTTGTTGTCCTAGCGCAAATAAACCACAGAAACATTGTTAAACTCTTGGGATGTTGTCTTGAGACAGAAGTTCCAGTCCTGGTTTACGAGTTTGTTCCGAACGGAGACTTATGCAAGCGTCTTCGAAATGAATCTGATGACTACACAATGACATGGGAAGTGCGCCTTCATATTGCAATAGAGATCGCAGGAGCACTTTCGTACCTACACTCAGCTGCATCATTTCCAATATACCATAGAGATATCAAGACTACTAATATACTACTGGATGAGAAATATCAGGCTAAGGTGTCTGATTTCGGAACTTCTAGATCCGTAACCATAGATCAAACTCACTTGACAACTCAAGTTGCAGGTACTTTTGGGTACGTGGATCCGGAATACTTTCAATCAAGCAAGTTTACGGATAAGAGTGATGTGTACAGCTTTGGAGTTGTCCTCGTGGAGCTCATTACCGGGGAAAAGCCGTCCTCCCGTGTCCAGTCTGAACAAAACAGGGGTTTTGCAGCTCAATTTGTTGCAGCGCTGAAAGAGAACAGAGTTCTTGACATAGTTGATGATCGGATCAAAGATGAATGCAACCTGGACCAAGTGATGGCAGTGGCAAAACTCGCTAAAAGATGTTTAAACCGTAAAGGGAAGAAAAGACCAAATATGAGAGAAGTTTCGCTTGAGCTGGAGAGGATTCGTTCATCACCTTATGATTCAGAGATTCGTAATGAGGACGATGATGACGAGGAGGATCAAGTCATGGAACTTAACTTTGACGATACTTGGGATGTTGGTATGACGACTGCTCCAGCCTCTATGTTTAATAATGGATCCTCCACATCTGATGTTGAGCCTCTGGTTCCTCCACGTACGTGGTGA
- the LOC104755928 gene encoding wall-associated receptor kinase-like 1 gives MKTNTRIFQCIVASVLTLLINDSSAATPPPSTNNSSTSCNKTCGGISIPFPFGIGGKNCYLNGWYEVICNPTTSDSNKTVPFLSMINREVVNISLPDSDEPYGLVQIKGPVTSMGCQGPQNSLPGLNLTGKGSPYFLTDENRLVAVGCGTKALMTDIESEILGCESSCEDSKSGEQVTNSICTGYKCCQARLPVERPQVITVVIEKNSSGEEERCKVAFLTNKRYSPSNVTEPEQFHSNGNVVVELGWYFATSDSRFKSLLGCANMSRKGSGSSDDNCSCEYNYFSGMSYRNCYCDWGYAGNPYLRGGCKDTDSCEGHTCGEDAVCVNMPGPMSMCQPKPKITKRANPPVVQGIVIGLSGLFLFVGLFWLFKFVKKRRRIIQSKKFFKRNGGLLLNQQINTTQDGNVEMSKVFSSKELKKATDNFSVNRVLGQGGQGTVYKGMLVDGRIVAVKRSKVVDEDKLEEFINEVVLLSQMNHRNIVKLLGCCLETEVPILVYEYIPNGDLYKRLHDEFDDYTMTWEVRLRIAIETAGALTYMHSAASFPIFHRDVKTTNILLDEKYRAKVSDFGTSRSITIDQTHLTTLVAGTFGYMDPEYFMSSQYTHKSDVYSFGVVLVELITGEKPMSRVRSEEGRGLASDFLEAMKENRAVDIIDIRIKDESKLDQIMAVAKLARKCLNRKGKKRPNMREVSIELERIRSSPEDIDVHTEIIEDEEEDQLLEINVKDDS, from the exons ATGAAGACAAATACTAGAATCTTTCAATGTATTGTAGCGTCTGTCCTTACTCTGCTCATCAATGATTCATCAGCAGCAACACCTCCACCTTCAACTAACAACTCTTCAACGTCTTGTAACAAAACCTGTGGAGGCATCTCGATCCCGTTCCCATTCGGAATCGGCGGGAAGAATTGTTATCTCAACGGCTGGTACGAGGTTATCTGCAACCCAACCACTTCCGACTCTAACAAAACTGTTCCTTTCCTCTCTATGATCAACCGTGAAGTGGTGAACATCTCTCTTCCAGACAGCGACGAGCCTTACGGACTAGTTCAAATCAAAGGTCCTGTTACATCGATGGGTTGTCAAGGACCCCAAAACTCGCTCCCGGGTTTGAATCTCACAGGCAAGGGCAGCCCATATTTCCTCACCGACGAGAACCGCCTTGTGGCTGTTGGTTGCGGTACAAAGGCGTTGATGACGGATATAGAGTCAGAGATATTAGGTTGTGAATCAAGCTGCGAAGACAGTAAGAGTGGTGAACAAGTAACAAACTCGATCTGTACTGGTTACAAATGCTGCCAGGCGAGGTTACCGGTTGAGCGTCCTCAGGTTATAACCGTCGTTATAGAGAAAAACTccagtggagaagaagagaggtgCAAAGTTGCGTTCTTGACGAACAAGAGGTATTCACCGTCGAACGTTACGGAGCCAGAACAGTTTCATAGCAATGGAAACGTGGTGGTAGAATTAGGATGGTACTTTGCCACTTCGGACTCTCGTTTTAAAAGCCTCTTGGGTTGCGCAAATATGAGCCGCAAAGGCTCTGGCTCCTCGGATGATAATTGCAGTTGTGAGTATAATTACTTCTCCGGGATGAGTTATAGGAATTGCTATTGCGACTGGGGCTATGCAGGGAACCCATACCTTCGAGGTGGCTGCAAAG ATACTGATTCATGCGAAGGACATACCTGTGGGGAAGATGCTGTTTGTGTTAACATGCCTGGACCGATGTCCATGTGCCAGCCTAAGCCCAAGATAACCAAGCGTGCCAATCCCCCGGTGGTTCAAG GCATTGTTATAGGTTTATCtggattatttttatttgttgggttATTCTGGCTGTTTAAATTcgttaagaagagaagaaggatcaTCCAAAGCAAGAAGTTCTTCAAACGAAATGGAGGCTTGCTGCTgaatcaacaaataaatactaCACAGGATGGAAATGTAGAGATGTCAAAGGTATTTAGTTCAAAAGAGTTGAAAAAAGCCACTGATAACTTTAGTGTGAACAGAGTGCTTGGGCAAGGCGGTCAAGGCACTGTGTACAAGGGAATGctagtagatggaaggattgttGCGGTTAAAAGATCAAAAGTTGTGGATGAAGACAAGTTGGAAGAGTTTATCAATGAGGTCGTTCTTCTCTCACAAATGAATCACCGCAACATAGTGAAACTCTTGGGATGTTGCTTGGAAACGGAAGTTCCAATCTTAGTATACGAGTATATCCCCAATGGAGACTTGTACAAACGGCttcatgatgaatttgatgATTACACGATGACTTGGGAAGTACGGCTTCGCATAGCCATAGAGACGGCAGGAGCTCTTACATACATGCACTCAGCTGCATCTTTCCCAATATTCCACAGAGATGTCAAGACTACTAATATACTACTGGATGAGAAATACAGAGCAAAGGTGTCTGATTTCGGAACTTCAAGATCCATAACTATTGATCAAACTCACTTGACAACATTAGTTGCGGGAACATTTGGTTACATGGATCCAGAGTACTTCATGTCGAGCCAATACACTCACAAAAGcgatgtttatagttttgggGTTGTGTTGGTGGAGCTAATAACGGGAGAAAAACCAATGTCACGTGTCCGGTCTGAAGAAGGCAGAGGTTTGGCAAGTGATTTCCTCGAGGCAATGAAAGAGAACAGAGCTGTTGACATAATTGATATTAGGATCAAAGACGAAAGCAAGCTGGATCAAATAATGGCGGTAGCAAAACTCGCCCGAAAATGTCTTAACCGGAAAGGGAAGAAACGGCCAAACATGAGAGAGGTTTCAATAGAGCTAGAGAGGATCCGTTCATCGCCCGAAGATATAGATGTCCACACGGAAATAATCGAAGACGAAGAGGAGGATCAACTCTTGGAAATCAACGTAAAAGATGATTCTTGA
- the LOC104755933 gene encoding wall-associated receptor kinase-like 4 isoform X2 — MKTETHNLLCILLVISVLLSLFINGVSSARKPPDLCNRFCGGMSIPFPFGIGAKDCYLNPWYEVVCKNSVPFLSRINRELVNLSLPDATENYSNGVVHIKGPVTSSGCSTEASQPLTSPPLNVAGHGSPYFLTDKNLLMAVGCNTRIPEGELQVIGVNIEIPEDRNTTEGGCKVAFLTSKKYSSLNVTEPEKFHGDGYAVVELGWYFDSSDPRVLSPIGCKNVSDTSQDAGYGVETICVCSYGYFSGFSYRNCYCNSMGYTGNPFLPGGCVDIDECKLEQGRKRCKDQTCVNRPGWFECEPKKPGQVKPVIQGVLIGSALLIFAFGIFGLYKFIKQRRRIIRKREFFRRNGGMLLKQQLARKEGNVEMSKIFSSNELEKATDNFNKNRVLGQGGQGTVYKGMLVDGRIVAVKRSKAMDEDKVEEFINEVVVLAQINHRNIVKLLGCCLETEVPVLVYEFVPNGDLCKRLRNESDDYTMTWEVRLHIAIEIAGALSYLHSAASFPIYHRDIKTTNILLDEKYQAKVSDFGTSRSVTIDQTHLTTQVAGTFGYVDPEYFQSSKFTDKSDVYSFGVVLVELITGEKPSSRVQSEQNRGFAAQFVAALKENRVLDIVDDRIKDECNLDQVMAVAKLAKRCLNRKGKKRPNMREVSLELERIRSSPYDSEIRNEDDDDEEDQVMELNFDDTWDVGMTTAPASMFNNGSSTSDVEPLVPPRTW, encoded by the exons ATGAAGACAGAGACTCACAACCTCCTCTGTATTTTACTAGTGATCTCTGTCCTACTATCTCTGTTCATCAATGGCGTCTCATCGGCAAGAAAACCTCCAGATCTGTGTAACAGATTCTGCGGAGGCATGTCAATTCCTTTCCCGTTCGGTATCGGTGCTAAAGATTGCTATCTAAACCCGTGGTATGAGGTTGTCTGTAAGAACTCTGTTCCGTTTCTCTCAAGGATCAACAGAGAATTAGTAAACTTGTCTCTTCCAGATGCTACTGAGAACTACTCTAACGGAGTTGTTCACATCAAAGGTCCCGTGACTTCCTCCGGTTGTTCTACCGAAGCATCCCAGCCGCTTACATCGCCGCCTTTAAACGTTGCCGGCCATGGCAGCCCCTATTTTCTCACTGACAAGAACCTCCTCATGGCTGTTGGTTGCAAC ACGAGGATACCTGAAGGGGAGCTACAAGTAATTGGAGTCAATATAGAGATCCCTGAAGATAGAAACACAACAGAAGGAGGATGCAAAGTTGCTTTTTTGACAAGCAAGAAGTATTCGAGTTTGAATGTTACAGAGCCAGAAAAGTTTCATGGTGACGGATACGCTGTGGTCGAGCTTGGATGGTACTTTGATTCTTCGGATCCTCGTGTTTTAAGCCCCATAGGTTGTAAAAATGTATCAGATACATCACAAGATGCCGGGTACGGTGTCGAGACGATTTGTGTTTGCTCGTACGGCTACTTCTCTGGATTTAGCTATAGGAACTGCTATTGTAACTCGATGGGTTACACAGGGAATCCATTCCTTCCAGGTGGATGTGTAG ATATTGATGAATGTAAACTAGAACAAGGACGCAAAAGGTGTAAAGACCAAACTTGTGTGAATAGGCCCGGTTGGTTTGAGTGTGAGCCAAAGAAACCAGGACAGGTCAAACCAGTGATTCAAG GTGTTCTTATAGGTTCAGCACTGTTGATTTTTGCCTTTGGAATTTTCGGGTTGTACAAGTTCATTAAGCAGAGGAGGAGGATAATTAGGAAGAGAGAGTTCTTTAGACGTAATGGAGGTATGTTGTTAAAACAACAGTTAGCTAGAAAAGAAGGCAATGTAGAGATGTCAAAGATATTTAGCTCGAATGAGTTGGAGAAAGCTACTGATAACTTTAACAAGAATAGGGTTCTTGGGCAAGGAGGTCAAGGTACTGTTTACAAAGGTATGCTCGTTGATGGTAGAATCGTTGCAGTGAAAAGATCGAAAGCCATGGATGAAGACAAGGTAGAAGAATTTATCAATGAAGTTGTTGTCCTAGCGCAAATAAACCACAGAAACATTGTTAAACTCTTGGGATGTTGTCTTGAGACAGAAGTTCCAGTCCTGGTTTACGAGTTTGTTCCGAACGGAGACTTATGCAAGCGTCTTCGAAATGAATCTGATGACTACACAATGACATGGGAAGTGCGCCTTCATATTGCAATAGAGATCGCAGGAGCACTTTCGTACCTACACTCAGCTGCATCATTTCCAATATACCATAGAGATATCAAGACTACTAATATACTACTGGATGAGAAATATCAGGCTAAGGTGTCTGATTTCGGAACTTCTAGATCCGTAACCATAGATCAAACTCACTTGACAACTCAAGTTGCAGGTACTTTTGGGTACGTGGATCCGGAATACTTTCAATCAAGCAAGTTTACGGATAAGAGTGATGTGTACAGCTTTGGAGTTGTCCTCGTGGAGCTCATTACCGGGGAAAAGCCGTCCTCCCGTGTCCAGTCTGAACAAAACAGGGGTTTTGCAGCTCAATTTGTTGCAGCGCTGAAAGAGAACAGAGTTCTTGACATAGTTGATGATCGGATCAAAGATGAATGCAACCTGGACCAAGTGATGGCAGTGGCAAAACTCGCTAAAAGATGTTTAAACCGTAAAGGGAAGAAAAGACCAAATATGAGAGAAGTTTCGCTTGAGCTGGAGAGGATTCGTTCATCACCTTATGATTCAGAGATTCGTAATGAGGACGATGATGACGAGGAGGATCAAGTCATGGAACTTAACTTTGACGATACTTGGGATGTTGGTATGACGACTGCTCCAGCCTCTATGTTTAATAATGGATCCTCCACATCTGATGTTGAGCCTCTGGTTCCTCCACGTACGTGGTGA
- the LOC104755934 gene encoding wall-associated receptor kinase-like 1 has product MTWEVRLRIAIETAGALTYMHSAASFPIFHRDVKTTNILLDEKYRAKVSDFGTSRSITIDQTHLTTLVAGTFGYMDPEYFMSSQYTHKSDVYSFGVVLVELITGEKPMSRVRSEEGRGLASDFLEAMKENRAVDIIDIRIKDESKLDQIMAVAKLARKCLNRKGKKRPNMREVSIELERIRSSPEDIDVHTEIIEDEEEDQLLEINVKDDS; this is encoded by the coding sequence ATGACTTGGGAAGTACGGCTTCGCATAGCCATAGAGACGGCAGGAGCTCTTACATACATGCACTCAGCTGCATCTTTCCCAATATTCCACAGAGATGTCAAGACTACTAATATACTACTGGATGAGAAATACAGAGCAAAGGTGTCTGATTTCGGAACTTCAAGATCCATAACTATTGATCAAACTCACTTGACAACATTAGTTGCGGGAACATTTGGTTACATGGATCCAGAGTACTTCATGTCGAGCCAATACACTCACAAAAGcgatgtttatagttttgggGTTGTGTTGGTGGAGCTAATAACGGGAGAAAAACCAATGTCACGTGTCCGGTCTGAAGAAGGCAGAGGTTTGGCAAGTGATTTCCTCGAGGCAATGAAAGAGAACAGAGCTGTTGACATAATTGATATTAGGATCAAAGACGAAAGCAAGCTGGATCAAATAATGGCGGTAGCAAAACTCGCCCGAAAATGTCTTAACCGGAAAGGGAAGAAACGGCCAAACATGAGAGAGGTTTCAATAGAGCTAGAGAGGATCCGTTCATCGCCCGAAGATATAGATGTCCACACGGAAATAATCGAAGACGAAGAGGAGGATCAACTCTTGGAAATCAACGTAAAAGATGATTCTTGA
- the LOC109129876 gene encoding wall-associated receptor kinase-like 4, with amino-acid sequence MSIPFPFGIGAKDCYLNPWYEVVCKNSVPFLSRINRELVNLSLPDATENYSNGVVHIKGPVTSSGCSTEASQPLTSPPLNVAGHGSPYFLTDKNLLMAVGCNVKAVMTDVKSQIIGCESSCNKGNSSSSQRTRNEACNGNKCCQTRIPEGELQSQKSFMVTDTLWSSLDGTLILRILVF; translated from the exons ATGTCAATTCCTTTCCCGTTCGGTATCGGTGCTAAAGATTGCTATCTAAACCCGTGGTATGAGGTTGTCTGTAAGAACTCTGTTCCGTTTCTCTCAAGGATCAACAGAGAATTAGTAAACTTGTCTCTTCCAGATGCTACTGAGAACTACTCTAACGGAGTTGTTCACATCAAAGGTCCCGTGACTTCCTCCGGTTGTTCTACCGAAGCATCCCAGCCGCTTACATCGCCGCCTTTAAACGTTGCCGGCCATGGCAGCCCCTATTTTCTCACTGACAAGAACCTCCTCATGGCTGTTGGTTGCAACGTTAAGGCCGTTATGACGGATGTCAAATCGCAGATCATCGGTTGCGAGTCAAGCTGTAACAAGGGAAATAGTAGCAGCAGCCAAAGAACAAGAAACGAAGCCTGCAATGGTAATAAATGTTGTCAGACGAGGATACCTGAAGGGGAGCTACAA AGCCAGAAAAGTTTCATGGTGACGGATACGCTGTGGTCGAGCTTGGATGGTACTTTGATTCTTCGGATCCTCGTGTTTTAA